The window CAACGGAATGTTTATTCTTGGTGTTGTATTGATGCTTTGTGCAATGGCATTTAAAGTAGCTTTAGCACCTTTCCACATGTGGAGTCCGGATGTTTATCAGGGTTCACCATCATTAATCACAGCTTTCATGGCGAGTGTTGTAAAAATCTCAGGATTTTATGCATTATTCAGATTAATGACGATTGGATTCTCTGGTGTTACTCACGAATGGATCAACATCTTAGGTGTATTCTTAATCATTACTTTACTATTGGCAAATGCGATGGGTCTTGCTCAGACGAATGCTAAAAGAATGTTGGCATACTCTTCAGTTTCACATGCAGGATATATAGGTTTGGTATTCTTCGGAATGAACGCTCTTTCTACCTATACATTAGCGTTTTATTTATTCGCTTATTCATTGTCTACGGTGGGAGTATTTATGTGTTTAATCTGGGTTGAAAAACTAAAAAGAGAAACTTCTTACGGAGCATTTAAAGGTTTGGCTAAATCTGAACCATTATTGGCAACTGTTGCAACCATCTCTTTATTATCAATGGCAGGAATTCCTTTAACAGCAGGTTTCATGGGTAAATTTTCATTATTTGCTCAGGCTTTAACCAAAGACGACAATGCATTTTTAGTTATTGTAGCAGTTTTAGGTTCTGCAATCTCCATTGCCTACTATTTAAGATTAATTATCGCAATGTTCTTCTTTAAAGAAACAACCTTTAAAACCTCAGAAAGAGTAAGCGTAACATACAATATTGTTGCAGTATTTATTATTGTATCGATTATTGCACTGGGAGTTTTCCCTGATTTGTTTGCAAAACAATTCGGATTGTAATCTGAATCCACATATTTAAAATGTAAACCTTTCAATTCTTTGAAAGGTTTTTTTGTGGTTGAAAATCAAATGCTATTATTTTACTATAAATTTTGTAATGCTTGTCCGCAGTTTCTCATATGTTATAACCTGTTGTATCTCTATGCTAAGTTTACTTTAAAACGGTTAAATTTTAATTTTCTTTGTTTGCCTTTGCGTTAGATTATAGATTATTATTAAAAATTCTTATATATAAGTTTTATAGTTATTGATATGTGCTTTTCAGTCAATCCAATATTTTTTGAAATTAAATATGATAAAAAACATTTAGAATCATTCAAAATAATTAAATTTAAACTCTTCAGAAAATCATTTTTTAGCTATTTTTACTTAAAAATTTATAAATAGATTATGAAGAAAATAGTACTTGTGGGAATCTTGACTTTAGGTGGATTTCTAACCGCAAATGCACAGTGCAAAACCGTATCAACTCTTACAGAAAATTTCGATACCTGGAAAGATATCGACAAGTGCTGGACGGCTCATCAAGGGAAAGCAATGCTTTACGCAAAAGAAAAAAAAGTTACTTTTTACTCAATGACCAGCCCAAGAGAAAACATGTATTTGGTAACTCCAAAAATTAAAGCTGGAAACTATACCCTGACTCTTGATATCTCAGATAATGGCGGAGAAACTACATTGGAAGTGTTCTCTGTAAACAATCCTGCCGATACAAAATCTTATGTTTCTATTGTAAAACCATCAAAAATAACAGGTGATAAAAAGACCATCAACATCTCTCTGAAAAAAGACGCCAATGTAGGTCTTAAAGTAATGCTAAACGGTATACATCAGGCTGTATATGTAGACAACCTTTCACTGAAACCAAAAAAATAAATCTTTTAAAATTTATTTGAATGCTGCTCAAAGTTTCGCGACTTTGAGCAGTTTTTATTTAGCATAAATTGAAAAAAGTGAGTTGATATTTATACGTCAATGAGAAAAAATATTTTACCGAAAAAGAATCAAAAGAAATGACAAAAAAATACAAATTCAAAAACTTATTGAAATTTTTAATGTATATCCGTTTTTTATCATACTGCTAAAACAGTCAGTCATTTTGTCATTCTGAAAGAATCTCAACACACTGAAAATAAACAAGTTTAGATTTCTTCGAAATAACAAACCAAGTGTTAAAAACTAAGTTATTACCAATTACGGACAGTTATAAATTTTAATATTCTTTGTATGCCTTTGCGTTATATTATAGATTAGTAGTTAAAACGGATATGCATAAATCTTTTGATTATTTTGCGGTTAAAAAAACATCATGTATTAAACCATTTCATCATTTTAAATTTAGACCTCAAAATATCTGAATGTTAAAAAAAAGAAGTAAATTTTGGTGTATTTATTGCAACAAAAATTCCACAAAATGAAAAATTCAATTCTCTTTTTATTTATCATATTAAATATCAATTTTTATATGGCTCAAACTTATCATTTTCCTGAAGAATCTGCGAAACACGAAGGAACTTGGCTGCAGTGGCCTCATCAATATCAACATGGGGTTACCTACAGAAACCGTGTAGAGCAAACCTGGGTAGACATGACAAAAGCTTTGCAGACCAATGAAAAAGTACACATTATTGCGTACGATGAAACCGAAAAGCAAAGAATTATCAAAGTTTTAGAAAAAGCAAAAGTTTCTTTAAAGAACGTAGACTTTAAAATATATAAGACAGATGATGTTTGGATAAGAGACAACGGACCTATTTTCGCAAAAGACAGCAACGGAAATATTTTAATTGAAAACTGGGGATTCAACGGATGGGGCGAAAAATACGATTTTGAAAATTGTGATCAAATTCCATCAAAAATCGGAAAAGATCTAGGCATCAAAGTAATTGATCTTGGTGAAAAAATGGTCAACGAAGGCGGTTCTGTAGAAACTGACGGTAATGGCGTTTTGATGGCTTGTAAAAGTTCGGTTATCAGTCAGGAAAAAGAATCAATTAGAAATCCAGGAATGACTCAAACTGAAGCAGAAAATATATTCAAAAAATATTATGGCGTTTCAAAAGTTATCTGGCTAGACGGCGTTACAGGTCTTGATGTTACCGATATGCATATTGACGGGTTTATGAAATTCATCAATCATAATACCATGCTTACCATGAAAGAAGATGATTTGCTTGAATTAGGCCTTTCTGAAAGCGATATTGAAAAATTATACTCCGCAACAAACGCAGAAGGAAAAGAATACAAAAAAGTGTATATCCCTGCAACCAAAAGCAAAGTGAAAACTGCCTACGGAAAACAGCTTGAAGACAAAGGTTCTTATGTCAACTATTACGTTGCCAACGGAGTGGTTTTAGTTCCTAATTATGGAGATTCTAATGATAAAGTTGCCAACGACATTATTCAAAAACAATATCCCGACAGAAAAGTTATCGGCATTGATGTAAGAAACCTCTATGAAAACGGAGGAATGATTCACTGTGTAACGCAACAGCAACCTGCAGGAAAGTTACTAAAGGAAAAGATCTAAATAAAGTAAATGAATGTCCGTAATTGGTAATAACTTAGTTTTTAACACTTGGTTTGTCATTCCGCAGGAATCTAAAGTTGTTTATTTTCAGTGTATTGAGATTCTTTCTGAATGACAAAATGACTGATTATTTTAGCAGTATGATAAAAAACGGATATACATTAAAGTAATTACCCCTTTTCAAAAGGTTTATTACAAGAAAAGCTACTCATTGGGAGCAGCTTTTTGTCATTTTGACAGATTATTTTGATGTACTATCGCTGTATTATTGCTGTATGCTTTCTGTATCTAAAATATATTTTTTCTAATTATACTATTTTAGTTTCTTCTGTCAGTATTGCAAAACCATCTGGTCACTTCGCAAAATCATCTGACTATGTCGCAATATCATCTGTCAGTGTTGCAAAATCATCTGGCTATGTCGTAATATCATCTTACAACCATTTAATAAAAAATCAGATATACAATGGATAAATAAGAATTCGTTTTTGCAAGGTTTTCAATTTTAAAATGAATTAATAAAAAGCATCAAAACAAATTTCGCATTTTTCTGACCTCAATAACAATATAAAATAACACGTCAGGTTTTGTCGTAACACTAAGCCATCTTTGCAGAAATAAACACTTTATGATGTTTGTATCAAACAGTTGTGACATGTATTAAAAAAAGTTAAATTCGCAAAAAAATAATAATCAAAAACTCCAAATCATGAAAAAACTCTCCATGAGTGCATTTCTGATATGCACAACTGCTGTATTCTATGCTCAGGATGTGGTATGGCAGAAAGATATTAAATCTTCTACTCAGGATTTCCTTTCACAAGTTACCACAACAATCGATCAGCAATATCTAATAACAGGTAGCAGTATTCAGGTATCAGGTAAAGCTGCGGCGCTATCTGCTGATTCAAAACAGAACAACGGTTACGATTTTCATCTTGTCAAACTCAATCAACAGGGAGAAGAAGTCTGGGAAAAGTATTTCTCGGGACAGAATCATGACTTTTTATCGGCAACAGTTGCTACACAGGAGGGAGGATTTCTTTTGGCTGGAACCTCACATTCCGGAATGGGTCTAGACAAAAAAGAGGATTCTAAAGGAGGGTCAGATATCTGGCTAATCAGAATCAACGAATTCGGGGATGAACTTTGGCAGAAAACATTAGGAACAGCTCAGGATGAAGAAGCAAGATCTGTAATCCAGACTGCTGATTTTGGTTTTATGGTCGCAGGGAATGTTCAGAATGCAGCCAATGGGTTCGGTTCTAAAGATGTAACCGTAACAAGACTTGATAAAAATGGGAAAGTACTTTCAGAATTAGTTTTAGGCGGAAAAGGTTTGGATGAAGTCGAAAAGATGATCCCAACACCCGACGGAGGAGCGTTACTTGGAGTCTACTCAAGGAGTTCTGAATTTCATATGGGTAATAAGCAATCGGTAATGGGTAATACCAATTCGACTGCAAAAGGAGGCTCTTCAGATATTACTAATTACCCATTACCTATTACTCATCCAAAGTCCAGCCCCAATTTTGGTGAAGGTGATTATTGGGTAGTTAAACTAAGCAAAGACAATAAAGTTGAATGGGAAAAGAATTTTGGAGGTAAAGGAGATGATCATTTGAGAACAATGGTTTTTACTTCTTCGGGATATATTATTGGTGGAGAATCGAGATCTGAAAAATCAGGAAATAAAACCGTTGGGATTGAGGAAGGTACAGACATCTGGTTAATTTCTTTAAACACCAAAGGTGAAGAACAGTGGCAGAAATCCTATAATTTCAAGAACCGTGATATTCTGATGGGCATGAATGTGATTAACACAGGTGATGGGAAAAATTCGAAAGGAGTTTTACTTGGAGGTTACACTCAGGCAGAAGGAAGAATTGAAGCAGACGATGAGACTTTTTGGATGATGTATATCAACAATGAAGGAAACGAACAGTGGAGAAAACACGTAAAAGGCGAATCGAGAAAGAAAGAGGAAAGGCTTTCTGACCTGAAAATGAATAAAGATGGTTCTATTGTTTTGGCAGGAACAAGTGCAGAAGAACTAGGAAAAGAAAACTGGAAGATCGTGAAAATTGGTGACAGCCAAATTGACCAATTGATAGAAAAGCAGAATATCAAAATTTATCCTAATCCTGTGTCAGATTATGCTTATGTGGAAATCGGATTTGATTTTAAGGAAGCAGATATTGTTCTTTATGATATGGGAGGAAGACAGCTTCAGAGCTTGAAAACTAAGAATAAAGTAACAAAGATTAACACGCAGAATCTAATCCAAGGAGCATATCTAATTGTGATAAAAACCGATACTGAGAAAACAGCGAATGCTAAATTGATTAAAAAATAAAACATTTATGAGAAAGATAATATTAAGTATTTTTATATTGCTACTAATATGTCATATGACTAATGCACAAGGGATGGATGCAATCAATAGAATATATCCTGCTGCCCCTACTGCAAATAACCTCATGAAATTTGAAGAAATTCCAGTAAGTTATTACACAGGCGTTCCAAATATTGATATTCCTATATACACAATCCCATCAGATAAGATTCAAATCCCAGTAATCTTAAGCTATCATGTATTAAGTGCAAAACCGGATGATATTTCATCAGAAGTTGGTTTAGGATGGAGTTTAATAGCTGGTGGAACTATTGCAAGAACTGTAAAAGGCTTGCCAGATGAAGCCATTAAAGATAATTTGGGAAGTGGAAGACAGGGAATTGGGATATATATAGATGAATTTAGCAATCATCCCAATTATAATGGATACTATAGAAATCATATTGCTACCTACTTAAATATTCTTGCTAACAACGGGTCGCCTTTTACTGATTCTTATTTCAGAAAAACGGGCTTTGAAGCGGGTGTTTTTAATAGATATGACGGCCAATATGATGTTTACCAATATAATTTCCTTGGTTATACAGGAAGGTTTATTATTAAAAAAAACAGCGCAAATGGTTTTGAAGTTATCAAGCTTGATATAAATAATTTAAAAATTACTAGTGAGCATAATAATAAATATGAGCCTGTTTCTTTTACAATTATAGATGAACAAGGTAAAGAATATATTTTCAATATTGTTGAAAAAACCCAACGAAGCTTTATGGTAGATAAAGTTTCTCAACTTTCAGATAGTCCTGAAGCAAGTATTGGACAGATTGACGAATATAATTCTGCATTCCACCTAAGCAGTGTAAAAAATGCCGGAGGATATGAACTTGCAAGCTTTGAGTATAATCTGCCACAGGAGGTGAATACATCTTCAACCAGTATAACAAATAATTCCCCTGTATATAATCCACAGATTGAAGATTACATAAAGCAACAGATAGATGCTTATTTACCTCCTAAAAGCCAGATCTATACAACCAATTCCCTTAATAAAACGAGAACACTAAAAAGAGTTACCATTCCGGGTAGCGGAAAAATAGATTTTATATACACAGGTAATGATCCAAATCTTGGTTTTACCACCGTACCAGTGATTTTATCTGAAATTCTGATCAAAGATTATTCTGAAAAGATTGTAGAAAAAGTTCTACTAAGTCAGCAGATAAGCTATACTCCCATTCTTGCCACAGAACGCAAAAGAATGAAACTCACAGGTGTTACTCATAAAAACATTTTAAATAATGTGTTATCAGAATATAAGCTGAATTATTATCCGAGTGCCAATTTAAACAGCATAAAAGATGGTTGGGGATACGCATCATGTTACAATGGATACAGTTGTTTATACAGCGATGTTCTTCAATCGATAACATATCCTACCGGAGGTAAAACCGAATTTAGTTTTGAACCAAATACATTTTCTTATGCAGGTCAAAGTCCGGGACTAACATTACCACTTATCAGCAATTATGAGCAAAACCCAAACAACTGGATTTGGGAAGATGGTGGAGTATCATTTGATAAATTTAAGGAACCTCAGAAATTCATGTTTAAGATAGACAGTGAGCAGGATGTGAATTTCACGTACTCTATGGCTTCGATACCAGGTTCTGACTGGAGGCTAGAACTCTATTGGGGTAATGGGCAGATAACAAGCTCGGTTCCTGATTATTATCTGGGAACTTTATACAACGGAATTACAACACCACAAGGCACCGTTAAGATTCATCTCCCACCTGGTCATTATTATGCCCGACTTGATACTGATGATGCCGGCGCAATGTTTCAGACTTTTAATTATGTTTCTGTTACTGCATCATATAAAGAATACAAAACATCCGGTATTGAGAAATTTCTATACGGAGGTGGTTTTAGTATTAATACTATTAAATATTTAGATCATAGCGGAGCCCTCATAAAACAGAAAAATTTTTCTTACAGAGATCCGTCTGACAATATGCAAAGTAGCGGAGCTTTGGTATACCCTTATCCTGTTCTGAATTACGATGATGGTTTTATCACTAAACTATGGTATGCTAATAGCTTTTTTTGGAATGAATTTATAAATTATAACAATTTATTTCGTGTCAAATCTTCAGTTAACCTACTACCGGTTTTAAAAACCAAAGGCAGTGATGTGGGATATGAATATGTAACTGTATTTGAAACAGATAAAGGTAAAACTATCAACAAGTACACATCACCAAGAGCATTTCCAAATAGCGAAATTATAAATACACTCCCTCCTTTCCTGCCTATTATTGATGAAGATTACAAAAGAGGGAATCTGATAAAAGAAGAAATTAAGGATAATAACAATGTTTTATTAAGAGAAAAATCTTTAAATTACAGTACTAGGGCGGAAAATATTATAACGGGATTAGTATTCAGAACTTCACCACAAGAAGTTTATTTGAGTCAATATGACACCTATGAAGATTTTCTGTATTTTAAACAAAATTGTGGATCTACTTTTACAGGCATCAAATGTTCCTACATAGAAAGTACTCCTTTATTCCCCGTTCAATACAGTGTTGAAACAACCAATATTTCCAAAGTTAATTATACAGGTAGCGAAACAAAAGAATTTTTCAACGGTCAGCAAAATAGTTTTAACAAAACAACTGAACAAACCATTTACAACACTATTGATTTACCTGTAAAGTCAAATACTACTTATCCTGATAACAGCTCTACAGAAACTTCCTATCGTTATGCTCATGAAAAAAATAACACCAAATTAATTAATGCCAATATAATAGGTACTCCTCTTGAAATTGAAAATAAAAAGAACAATAAAACTATTACTAAAGTTGAAACACTTTATAATGATATAACTCATTATTTACCTACTTCTATCATATCTCATTATTTAAATAATGTTGCTCAAACTGAGGTTACTTACGATCAGTACGATTCCAAAGGTAACCTCCAACAATACACAACAAAAGACGGTATTGTAACTTCGATTATTTGGGGGTACAGTTCCACTCAGCCTATTGCAAAAGTAACAGGAGTTTCTTATTCTGTAGCGAGTGGATTGGCAACAGAAATAATTGCAGCATCTGATGCAGATATTAATGTAAGTACTGAGCAAAATTTAATTGATAAACTGGATCTATTTAGAAAAGAGTCTGCATTACAAAATGCACAAATATCAACTTACACTTATGACCCATTGATAGGAGTAACAAGCATTACCCCTCCATCAGGAATCAGAGAGATTTACAAATATGATTCTGCCAACAGGTTAGAGAACATCAAAGATATTAACGGTAAACTGTTAAAAGAATTCAAATACAACTACAAACACTAAAACCAAATCATGAAAAAAATAATCATCCCAATAAGTACATTGTTTGTAGTGGGGCTTTCCCATGCGCAGACTTTGAGCACCAATGAAAATTATGTTTATACAAAAACCTATCTCGATTATAATGGAACCACTGCCTCTAAGACAGCAGAAACCGTTCAGTATTTAGATGGTTTAGGCAGACCTAAACAAGTTGTTAATATAAAGGCTTCTCCATTACAAAGAGATGTTGTCACCCATATAGAATATGATGGTTTCGGAAGACAGGCTCTGGATTTTTTGCCTGTTCCTCAGGGAGGTACGATGAATGGAGCAATCGTTCCGAATCCCTTAACAAATGCAGCTAATACTCCTTTGGGTAACGAAATTATTTTTGCTAAAAAAGAATTTGAAAACTCTCCATTAGACAGAGTTTTAGAACAAAAACAAGTAGGGCAAGCCTGGGGTGATAAACCCGTAAAGTTTAATTATGATGCCAATTTAGACGGCGAAGTAAAAAAATATACTGCTACATTTAATTATTCTACATTCGTTTCTGAAATTGTTTTATCATCAGTCGGTTATGGAGCTAATCAGCTGTATAAAAATACAGTAACCGATGAAGATGGTAATAAAACCATTGAGTTTAAAAACGGACAGGGGCAAACCCTTTTGGTAAGAAAAATGCTTGACGATGTTACAAAAGCAGATACTTATTACGTTTATAATGATTACAATCAATTGGCGTATGTTATCCCGCCTTTGGCTGTTGCAGAAAATGCTGTTAATCCTACTACTTTAAACAATCTCTGCTATCAGTACAAATATGACGGCAGAAACCGTTTGGTAGAAAAAAAACTTCCGGGGAAAGGTTGGGAATACATGGTGTATGATAAAGCAGACCGATTGGTTGTAACACAGGATGCAGTTATGCGTCTATCAAATAAATGGCTGTTCACTAAATATGATAAATTTG is drawn from Chryseobacterium muglaense and contains these coding sequences:
- a CDS encoding NADH-quinone oxidoreductase subunit N; the protein is MSVLIIVFLTAVAALFSGVFEKGKFARYIGIFGLIVALYVSFLPEASFFEKYRLMYEYGQNTALFTKISIVTTLLLFFLGGFAFSNHRNHQSELYALMLFALCGGFVLFGYQNLVTLFLGVEILSIPLYVMAGANKTDLRSNEASLKYFLMGAFATGFLLLGIAFIYGSTGTFDLYRIHDFSTVNPTNGMFILGVVLMLCAMAFKVALAPFHMWSPDVYQGSPSLITAFMASVVKISGFYALFRLMTIGFSGVTHEWINILGVFLIITLLLANAMGLAQTNAKRMLAYSSVSHAGYIGLVFFGMNALSTYTLAFYLFAYSLSTVGVFMCLIWVEKLKRETSYGAFKGLAKSEPLLATVATISLLSMAGIPLTAGFMGKFSLFAQALTKDDNAFLVIVAVLGSAISIAYYLRLIIAMFFFKETTFKTSERVSVTYNIVAVFIIVSIIALGVFPDLFAKQFGL
- a CDS encoding agmatine deiminase family protein gives rise to the protein MKNSILFLFIILNINFYMAQTYHFPEESAKHEGTWLQWPHQYQHGVTYRNRVEQTWVDMTKALQTNEKVHIIAYDETEKQRIIKVLEKAKVSLKNVDFKIYKTDDVWIRDNGPIFAKDSNGNILIENWGFNGWGEKYDFENCDQIPSKIGKDLGIKVIDLGEKMVNEGGSVETDGNGVLMACKSSVISQEKESIRNPGMTQTEAENIFKKYYGVSKVIWLDGVTGLDVTDMHIDGFMKFINHNTMLTMKEDDLLELGLSESDIEKLYSATNAEGKEYKKVYIPATKSKVKTAYGKQLEDKGSYVNYYVANGVVLVPNYGDSNDKVANDIIQKQYPDRKVIGIDVRNLYENGGMIHCVTQQQPAGKLLKEKI
- a CDS encoding T9SS type A sorting domain-containing protein — protein: MKKLSMSAFLICTTAVFYAQDVVWQKDIKSSTQDFLSQVTTTIDQQYLITGSSIQVSGKAAALSADSKQNNGYDFHLVKLNQQGEEVWEKYFSGQNHDFLSATVATQEGGFLLAGTSHSGMGLDKKEDSKGGSDIWLIRINEFGDELWQKTLGTAQDEEARSVIQTADFGFMVAGNVQNAANGFGSKDVTVTRLDKNGKVLSELVLGGKGLDEVEKMIPTPDGGALLGVYSRSSEFHMGNKQSVMGNTNSTAKGGSSDITNYPLPITHPKSSPNFGEGDYWVVKLSKDNKVEWEKNFGGKGDDHLRTMVFTSSGYIIGGESRSEKSGNKTVGIEEGTDIWLISLNTKGEEQWQKSYNFKNRDILMGMNVINTGDGKNSKGVLLGGYTQAEGRIEADDETFWMMYINNEGNEQWRKHVKGESRKKEERLSDLKMNKDGSIVLAGTSAEELGKENWKIVKIGDSQIDQLIEKQNIKIYPNPVSDYAYVEIGFDFKEADIVLYDMGGRQLQSLKTKNKVTKINTQNLIQGAYLIVIKTDTEKTANAKLIKK
- a CDS encoding RHS repeat domain-containing protein, whose amino-acid sequence is MRKIILSIFILLLICHMTNAQGMDAINRIYPAAPTANNLMKFEEIPVSYYTGVPNIDIPIYTIPSDKIQIPVILSYHVLSAKPDDISSEVGLGWSLIAGGTIARTVKGLPDEAIKDNLGSGRQGIGIYIDEFSNHPNYNGYYRNHIATYLNILANNGSPFTDSYFRKTGFEAGVFNRYDGQYDVYQYNFLGYTGRFIIKKNSANGFEVIKLDINNLKITSEHNNKYEPVSFTIIDEQGKEYIFNIVEKTQRSFMVDKVSQLSDSPEASIGQIDEYNSAFHLSSVKNAGGYELASFEYNLPQEVNTSSTSITNNSPVYNPQIEDYIKQQIDAYLPPKSQIYTTNSLNKTRTLKRVTIPGSGKIDFIYTGNDPNLGFTTVPVILSEILIKDYSEKIVEKVLLSQQISYTPILATERKRMKLTGVTHKNILNNVLSEYKLNYYPSANLNSIKDGWGYASCYNGYSCLYSDVLQSITYPTGGKTEFSFEPNTFSYAGQSPGLTLPLISNYEQNPNNWIWEDGGVSFDKFKEPQKFMFKIDSEQDVNFTYSMASIPGSDWRLELYWGNGQITSSVPDYYLGTLYNGITTPQGTVKIHLPPGHYYARLDTDDAGAMFQTFNYVSVTASYKEYKTSGIEKFLYGGGFSINTIKYLDHSGALIKQKNFSYRDPSDNMQSSGALVYPYPVLNYDDGFITKLWYANSFFWNEFINYNNLFRVKSSVNLLPVLKTKGSDVGYEYVTVFETDKGKTINKYTSPRAFPNSEIINTLPPFLPIIDEDYKRGNLIKEEIKDNNNVLLREKSLNYSTRAENIITGLVFRTSPQEVYLSQYDTYEDFLYFKQNCGSTFTGIKCSYIESTPLFPVQYSVETTNISKVNYTGSETKEFFNGQQNSFNKTTEQTIYNTIDLPVKSNTTYPDNSSTETSYRYAHEKNNTKLINANIIGTPLEIENKKNNKTITKVETLYNDITHYLPTSIISHYLNNVAQTEVTYDQYDSKGNLQQYTTKDGIVTSIIWGYSSTQPIAKVTGVSYSVASGLATEIIAASDADINVSTEQNLIDKLDLFRKESALQNAQISTYTYDPLIGVTSITPPSGIREIYKYDSANRLENIKDINGKLLKEFKYNYKH